From one Comamonas piscis genomic stretch:
- a CDS encoding quinone oxidoreductase family protein, with translation MAKVIRLTAAGGPECMQMQQLDLAPPGPGEVLLAQEAVGVNPLDVLQRKGIAPIPLPSGLGLEGAGEVLALGAGVEQFAVGDRVAYATGPLGAYASERLYPAERLVKLPDSISAEQAAAVLFKGITAQYLLTSTYAVGPSTVVLLYGASGGVGQLMAAWAKHLGATVIGVVSKPQSQARALAAGCAHALVFDPQTLAADVRAITGGRMADVVYDGLGKLSFAASLDCLRPRGLMVSFGATTGAPPAVEMATLNAKGSIYITRPSLAAHTATAAEYQGRATAVLQAVAQGVIQAAIGRRYALEDVAAAHTDLEAGQTQGAVVLLP, from the coding sequence ATGGCAAAAGTGATTCGTTTGACAGCTGCTGGTGGCCCAGAATGCATGCAGATGCAGCAGCTGGACTTGGCCCCACCTGGCCCGGGTGAGGTTTTGCTGGCGCAGGAGGCCGTAGGCGTGAACCCGCTCGATGTGCTGCAGCGCAAGGGCATTGCGCCCATTCCGCTGCCCTCCGGCCTGGGGCTGGAAGGGGCCGGCGAGGTGCTGGCGCTGGGCGCAGGAGTAGAGCAGTTTGCGGTGGGCGACCGGGTGGCCTATGCCACTGGCCCCTTGGGCGCCTATGCCAGTGAACGCCTCTACCCGGCCGAGCGCCTCGTCAAGCTGCCGGACAGCATCAGCGCCGAGCAGGCAGCCGCCGTGCTGTTCAAAGGCATTACCGCGCAGTACCTGCTGACAAGTACCTATGCGGTCGGTCCCAGCACCGTCGTGCTGCTCTATGGCGCATCGGGCGGCGTGGGCCAACTGATGGCAGCTTGGGCCAAGCACCTGGGCGCCACCGTTATCGGCGTGGTCTCCAAACCCCAAAGCCAGGCCCGGGCGCTGGCCGCCGGCTGCGCCCATGCCTTGGTGTTCGATCCTCAGACCTTGGCCGCCGATGTGCGCGCCATCACCGGCGGGCGCATGGCCGATGTGGTGTACGACGGCCTGGGCAAGCTGTCCTTTGCCGCATCGCTGGACTGCCTGCGCCCCCGTGGCCTGATGGTCTCCTTTGGCGCCACCACCGGCGCGCCACCAGCGGTAGAGATGGCCACACTCAACGCCAAGGGCTCCATCTACATCACCCGCCCCTCGCTGGCCGCGCACACCGCCACGGCAGCGGAGTACCAAGGCCGCGCGACTGCTGTGCTGCAGGCGGTGGCGCAGGGCGTCATCCAAGCTGCTATCGGCCGGCGCTATGCGCTGGAGGATGTGGCTGCTGCCCATACTGACTTGGAGGCGGGGCAGACGCAGGGGGCTGTTGTGCTGCTGCCTTGA
- the hemH gene encoding ferrochelatase, translated as MVSRFRPEPLGQPLPDRTGILLCNLGTPDAPTTAATRRYLAEFLSDQRVVEIPPLVWKPLLHGIILRTRPAKSAAKYRSVWMPEGSPLAVWTDKQAKLLRGTLGEAGHQVLVRPAMRYGNPSIASQLDAFKADGVRRVLVLPLYPQYSATTTASVVDAVNAWCSRTRDIPEIRFVRSYHRDPGYIKALAQTVRKQWQVDGRAPKLVMSFHGIPERNVRLGDPYQQQSQETAQLLAAELGLAESEYLLTFQSRFGKAKWLEPYTEPSLIALAQQGLRHVQVMCPGFPADCLETLEEINQEVREAFVHAGGQQFDYIACLNDQPAWIGALRELALQHMQGWDTHSQPSEPR; from the coding sequence ATGGTTTCACGCTTCCGACCCGAGCCCCTTGGCCAACCCCTTCCCGACAGAACCGGCATCCTGCTGTGCAACCTGGGCACACCGGATGCCCCCACCACAGCGGCCACCCGTCGATACCTGGCCGAGTTTCTGAGCGACCAGCGCGTCGTCGAGATCCCCCCGCTGGTCTGGAAGCCACTGCTGCACGGCATCATTCTGCGCACCCGCCCGGCCAAGTCGGCGGCCAAGTACCGCAGCGTGTGGATGCCCGAGGGATCGCCGCTGGCCGTCTGGACCGACAAGCAGGCCAAGCTGCTGCGCGGCACTTTGGGCGAAGCCGGCCACCAAGTCCTGGTGCGGCCGGCGATGCGCTATGGCAACCCGTCCATCGCCAGCCAGCTCGATGCCTTCAAGGCCGATGGCGTTCGCCGCGTGCTGGTGCTGCCGCTGTACCCCCAATATTCGGCGACGACCACCGCCAGCGTGGTCGATGCCGTCAACGCCTGGTGCAGCCGCACGCGTGATATTCCCGAAATCCGCTTTGTGCGCAGCTACCACCGCGACCCTGGCTATATCAAGGCCTTGGCCCAGACCGTGCGCAAGCAGTGGCAGGTGGATGGCCGGGCGCCCAAGCTGGTGATGAGCTTCCATGGCATCCCCGAGCGCAATGTGCGCCTGGGCGATCCCTACCAACAGCAGTCGCAGGAGACGGCGCAGCTGCTGGCTGCCGAGCTGGGGCTGGCCGAGAGCGAATACCTGCTGACCTTCCAGTCGCGCTTTGGCAAGGCCAAATGGCTGGAGCCCTATACCGAGCCCAGCCTGATCGCGCTGGCCCAGCAAGGCCTGCGCCATGTGCAGGTGATGTGCCCGGGCTTTCCGGCTGATTGCCTGGAGACCCTGGAAGAGATCAACCAGGAAGTGCGCGAAGCCTTTGTGCATGCGGGCGGCCAGCAGTTTGACTACATTGCCTGCCTCAACGACCAGCCCGCCTGGATTGGCGCCCTGCGGGAGCTGGCATTGCAGCATATGCAGGGCTGGGACACGCATAGCCAGCCCTCCGAGCCCCGCTAG
- a CDS encoding GNAT family N-acetyltransferase translates to MPLLSPYRPEQQDRVLALSLHEAQQPFVAPIAQTLAELQPRLSAHLIGHGDQIAGFFLIDQDYAEHYPFASADSVGLRSFFIDQRFQGLGLAKRSLQALPAYLQAQGLAAAAVFLTVNCKNAAAIPLYRQCGFEDTGALYLDGGYGPQHIMRLAL, encoded by the coding sequence ATGCCCCTACTCTCCCCTTACCGGCCCGAGCAGCAAGACCGCGTGCTGGCCCTGTCCTTGCACGAGGCGCAGCAACCTTTTGTGGCCCCGATTGCACAGACCCTGGCCGAGCTCCAGCCCCGGCTCAGCGCCCACTTGATTGGCCATGGCGACCAGATTGCCGGCTTTTTTCTGATCGACCAGGATTACGCAGAGCACTACCCGTTTGCCTCGGCGGACAGCGTGGGCCTGCGCAGCTTCTTTATCGACCAGCGCTTTCAGGGCCTGGGCCTGGCCAAGCGCAGCTTGCAGGCTCTGCCCGCGTACTTGCAGGCGCAAGGCCTGGCCGCTGCTGCCGTGTTTTTGACCGTGAACTGCAAGAACGCCGCCGCCATTCCGCTCTACCGCCAATGCGGGTTTGAAGACACGGGCGCGCTGTACCTGGATGGCGGCTACGGGCCGCAGCACATCATGCGGCTGGCGCTATAG
- a CDS encoding HAD-IA family hydrolase, producing the protein MLDLSRIRAISLDLDDTLWPVLPTLKAAEAAQHAFLLTNAPATAALLQDADHAQRIRQSVRDDFVHLSHDMTHFRQQFIRRALQQSGGDEALVDAVFAQFFAARNRVTWFAEVEDALAWLSSRYPLVAVSNGNAQLDLVGLSPWFVASTSAREVGVAKPDRRIFVAASERAGIELPAFLHVGDDAELDVQGALACGMQAAWVQRQVLDHHQRIEEGLALRWPLSSPPPQALVRNLTELCDLLGRPAA; encoded by the coding sequence ATGCTTGATCTCTCCCGAATCCGTGCCATCAGCCTTGACTTGGATGACACCCTCTGGCCGGTGCTGCCGACCTTGAAAGCGGCCGAAGCCGCGCAGCACGCGTTTTTGCTGACCAACGCGCCCGCCACCGCTGCATTGCTGCAAGACGCAGACCATGCGCAGCGCATACGCCAGTCGGTGCGCGATGACTTTGTACACCTGTCGCATGACATGACGCATTTCCGCCAGCAGTTCATCCGCCGCGCGCTGCAGCAAAGCGGCGGGGATGAGGCGCTGGTGGACGCAGTTTTTGCCCAGTTCTTTGCCGCCCGCAACCGGGTGACCTGGTTTGCCGAGGTCGAAGATGCGCTGGCCTGGCTGTCATCGCGCTACCCGCTGGTAGCCGTATCCAACGGCAATGCGCAGCTGGATCTGGTGGGACTGTCGCCCTGGTTTGTGGCCAGCACCAGCGCCCGCGAGGTGGGGGTGGCCAAGCCGGACCGGCGCATTTTTGTGGCCGCCTCGGAGCGCGCCGGCATCGAGCTGCCCGCCTTCTTGCATGTGGGCGATGACGCGGAGCTGGATGTGCAAGGCGCCTTGGCCTGTGGCATGCAGGCCGCCTGGGTGCAGCGCCAAGTGCTGGACCACCACCAGCGCATCGAAGAAGGCTTGGCCTTGCGCTGGCCGCTGAGCAGCCCGCCGCCCCAGGCGCTGGTACGCAATCTGACCGAGCTGTGTGATTTGCTGGGCCGGCCTGCCGCGTGA
- a CDS encoding plasmid replication/partition related protein, which produces MDIVVNEELKAYIDPLTPDEHASLERSILAEGCRDALVLWGDVLVDGHNRYGICQKHGLPFNTVQNTQFQSMQDVYLWMIDQHLGRRSVSDFQRGVLALRKREILEHRKLEKAHPVAAQADEGEAPAVSNADEAFSPVDAAELEKVATREAIAKAARLSSSQVAQIEKIQKSAAPALVEALKAGDISINAAAVVATLPHEEQHAAAQGGKDGLKQVVKQVRDAKRKPKDEAPEAEAPQPAPSAAHGAEAVDAALDKAQQQIRDLRARVQELELENAQLRLQLAAAASQDLPVPDEA; this is translated from the coding sequence ATGGATATTGTTGTCAACGAAGAACTCAAGGCCTATATCGACCCGCTGACCCCTGACGAGCATGCCTCGCTGGAGCGCAGCATCCTGGCCGAAGGCTGCCGCGATGCGCTGGTGCTCTGGGGCGATGTGCTGGTCGATGGGCACAACCGCTACGGCATCTGCCAAAAGCATGGCCTGCCTTTCAACACCGTGCAGAACACCCAGTTCCAGTCGATGCAGGATGTGTACCTGTGGATGATCGACCAGCACCTGGGGCGCCGCAGTGTCTCGGATTTCCAGCGCGGCGTGCTGGCGCTGCGCAAGCGCGAGATTCTGGAGCACCGCAAGCTGGAGAAGGCCCACCCGGTGGCTGCGCAGGCGGACGAAGGCGAAGCGCCTGCCGTCAGCAATGCCGACGAGGCTTTCTCGCCCGTCGATGCCGCCGAGCTGGAAAAAGTGGCCACCCGCGAGGCGATTGCCAAGGCCGCACGCTTGTCGAGCAGCCAGGTGGCACAGATCGAGAAGATCCAGAAAAGCGCGGCACCTGCGCTGGTCGAGGCCTTGAAGGCCGGCGATATCTCCATCAATGCCGCTGCCGTGGTGGCCACCCTGCCGCATGAAGAGCAGCATGCCGCTGCCCAAGGCGGCAAGGATGGCTTGAAGCAGGTGGTCAAGCAGGTGCGCGATGCCAAGCGCAAGCCCAAGGACGAGGCGCCCGAGGCAGAAGCCCCACAACCTGCGCCATCAGCCGCGCACGGTGCCGAGGCGGTGGATGCTGCGCTGGACAAGGCCCAGCAGCAGATCCGCGACTTGCGCGCCCGCGTGCAGGAGCTGGAGCTGGAAAACGCCCAGCTGCGCCTGCAGCTGGCGGCAGCAGCCTCGCAAGACCTGCCGGTGCCTGACGAGGCCTGA
- a CDS encoding ATP-binding protein, translated as MPLTSSEPRPSLLCAELLHAWQLRLRIDPAQLDFASTAELVQEPFSWIGQQRAQEAAEFGLAMDPPDYHLFVLGEEGSGRTSLLRQAMQAEALRRPAAQDIAFVHNFAVPERPLAVRLPAGQGRSLRRRTEAMIDKLPEQLDKAVQQAQHRSQIEQLYNQARQAEEAAFGSLHDWAQSAGLRIRREEGQLVVDSQDSGPAASSQGQTDPADDGAAALAPAALPGSPAAADLDGAMPAPNDSAEADPALLLPMDEESLPHPGDDLDVEGADSAATPATAEDLEYQLRLQLAQFRGQVRQAQIARDAALNLFYQSLATPLWQAASAQVLDGLTPSAEHAATLQRWLSQMQAEWLKNMALWVPGSIAQDADALLDQTDSIEGEGESQDARDDARAMLEAKRKTLRALSQLNLIVDHHGEAHAPVVLEDQPSLRNLFGTIDPPEDDERRSDFSCIRAGSVLRADGGFLMLHLRDLLGDEASWQALRRVLRTRQLRIEDVHASQGPSSSGAMLPELLPLNFKLVLVGSEEAYYQLQESDPDMARRFRVKVDFAEQFKASTATYRATAALMAQRCKLYQMPHCDASAVARLLEQSHREADDQQRQSGRLNQLEALLLESTQRARQSSLQSGQERLVQAADVEAALAAQRLRHNAMEQDLHAAISEGEHVIAFAGSQVGQINGLSQIDTGDHRFGLPARITARTHAGQEGVMNIEREVAMSGPIHDKGVLILQGYLTALFGHLAPLALNASVVFEQEYSGVEGDSASCAELYALLSSLSGMPLRQSIAVTGALNQHGEVLPVGGLNEKIEGWFDLCAEQGLDGSHGVLIPARNQRHLMLAERVVQAVEAGQFHVYTAEHVGQGLALLTGHCDLPASAAHPAEEAQRLPLAVLQAAEATLLQYRLACQRADMARPRAQRASQRQLRKPAKRPPLD; from the coding sequence ATGCCCCTGACTTCTTCCGAACCTCGTCCCTCCCTGCTCTGTGCCGAACTGCTGCACGCATGGCAGCTGCGCCTGCGCATTGACCCGGCCCAGCTGGACTTTGCCAGCACGGCTGAGCTGGTGCAAGAGCCCTTCTCCTGGATCGGCCAGCAGCGCGCCCAGGAGGCGGCCGAGTTTGGCCTGGCGATGGACCCGCCCGACTACCACCTGTTTGTGCTGGGCGAAGAAGGCAGCGGCCGCACCTCGCTGCTGCGCCAGGCCATGCAGGCCGAGGCCCTGCGCCGCCCCGCTGCGCAAGATATCGCCTTTGTACACAACTTCGCCGTGCCCGAGCGGCCGCTAGCGGTGCGCCTGCCCGCTGGCCAAGGCCGCAGCCTGCGCCGCCGCACCGAGGCGATGATCGACAAGCTGCCCGAACAGCTGGACAAGGCTGTGCAGCAAGCGCAGCACCGCAGCCAGATCGAGCAGCTCTACAACCAGGCCCGGCAGGCCGAAGAAGCCGCCTTTGGCAGCTTGCACGACTGGGCGCAGAGCGCTGGCCTGCGCATACGCCGCGAAGAAGGCCAACTGGTGGTGGACAGCCAGGACAGCGGCCCCGCCGCCAGCAGCCAGGGCCAGACCGACCCTGCAGACGACGGTGCTGCGGCCTTGGCGCCCGCTGCGCTGCCCGGCAGCCCCGCAGCCGCTGATCTGGATGGTGCAATGCCAGCGCCAAACGATTCCGCTGAGGCAGACCCGGCCCTGCTGTTGCCCATGGATGAAGAATCGCTACCGCACCCCGGCGACGACTTGGACGTTGAAGGCGCAGACAGCGCAGCCACCCCAGCCACCGCCGAAGACCTGGAATACCAGCTGCGCCTGCAGCTGGCGCAGTTCCGCGGCCAGGTGCGGCAGGCGCAGATAGCGCGCGATGCGGCGCTGAACCTGTTCTACCAATCGCTGGCCACACCGCTGTGGCAGGCCGCATCGGCCCAGGTGCTCGACGGCCTGACGCCCAGCGCCGAGCATGCGGCGACCCTGCAGCGCTGGCTGTCGCAAATGCAGGCCGAATGGCTCAAGAACATGGCGCTGTGGGTGCCGGGCAGCATTGCGCAGGATGCCGATGCGCTGCTCGACCAGACCGACAGCATCGAGGGCGAAGGCGAAAGCCAGGATGCACGCGACGATGCCCGCGCCATGCTGGAGGCCAAGCGCAAGACGCTGCGCGCGCTCAGCCAGCTCAACCTGATCGTGGACCACCATGGCGAGGCCCATGCCCCCGTGGTGCTGGAGGACCAGCCCAGCCTGCGCAACCTGTTTGGCACCATCGACCCGCCGGAAGACGACGAGCGCCGCAGCGATTTCTCCTGCATCCGTGCCGGCAGCGTGCTGCGTGCCGATGGCGGCTTTTTGATGCTGCACCTGCGCGACCTGCTGGGCGACGAGGCGAGCTGGCAGGCGCTGCGCCGGGTGCTGCGCACGCGCCAGCTGCGCATTGAAGATGTGCATGCCTCGCAAGGCCCCAGCAGCAGCGGCGCGATGCTGCCCGAGCTGCTGCCGCTGAACTTCAAGCTGGTGCTGGTGGGCTCCGAAGAGGCCTACTACCAGCTGCAGGAAAGCGACCCGGACATGGCCCGGCGCTTTCGCGTGAAGGTGGATTTTGCCGAGCAGTTCAAGGCGTCGACCGCCACCTACCGCGCCACCGCAGCGCTGATGGCGCAGCGCTGCAAGCTCTACCAGATGCCGCACTGCGACGCCAGTGCCGTTGCCCGACTGCTGGAGCAATCCCACCGCGAGGCGGACGACCAGCAGCGCCAAAGCGGCCGCTTGAACCAGCTCGAAGCCTTGCTGCTCGAAAGCACCCAGCGTGCCCGGCAGTCCAGTCTGCAATCTGGCCAGGAACGCCTGGTGCAGGCCGCCGATGTGGAGGCCGCCCTGGCCGCGCAGCGCCTGCGCCACAACGCGATGGAGCAAGACCTGCATGCTGCCATCAGCGAGGGCGAGCATGTGATCGCCTTTGCCGGCAGCCAGGTCGGCCAGATTAACGGGCTCTCGCAGATCGACACCGGTGACCACCGCTTTGGCCTGCCAGCGCGCATTACTGCGCGCACCCATGCCGGCCAGGAAGGGGTGATGAACATCGAGCGCGAGGTGGCCATGTCCGGCCCCATCCACGACAAGGGCGTGCTGATTTTGCAGGGTTATCTGACGGCCTTGTTTGGCCACCTGGCCCCCCTGGCGCTCAATGCCTCGGTAGTGTTTGAGCAAGAGTACAGCGGTGTCGAAGGCGATTCGGCCAGCTGCGCCGAGCTGTATGCGCTGCTGTCATCGCTGTCGGGCATGCCGCTGCGCCAGAGCATTGCCGTTACCGGCGCGCTCAACCAGCATGGCGAGGTGCTGCCCGTGGGCGGCCTCAACGAAAAGATCGAAGGCTGGTTTGACCTTTGCGCCGAGCAGGGGCTGGACGGCAGCCATGGCGTGCTGATCCCCGCGCGCAACCAGCGCCATTTGATGCTGGCCGAGCGCGTGGTGCAAGCGGTGGAGGCCGGGCAGTTCCATGTCTACACCGCCGAGCATGTGGGCCAGGGCCTGGCCTTGCTGACGGGCCACTGCGACCTGCCCGCCAGCGCCGCACACCCGGCAGAAGAAGCGCAGCGCTTGCCGTTGGCGGTCTTGCAGGCGGCCGAGGCGACCTTGCTGCAGTACCGCCTGGCCTGCCAGCGCGCCGATATGGCGCGCCCCCGCGCCCAGCGGGCCAGCCAGCGCCAGCTGCGCAAGCCGGCCAAACGCCCACCGCTGGACTAA
- a CDS encoding LysR family transcriptional regulator has translation MPLLDSQHADELSTLLAVFDAGSFAAAAVRLQRHPTVLSKRLTALEARLGIRLLERSTRKLRFTSEGQHFVARVREALALLDQAQRQASEAAVVVRGSLRLSLPASMGRRWLSPMVAGFAEAHPQVVLDVEYAERFVDIIGERFDAAIRIGSLADSSLVATRLCDHRRLVCAAPSYLAAQGWPHTPQDLAQHRCLGFTGLRSYPQWQFSCGGESCTVSIRASMVSNDNEALLVAARQGLGIIAGGDWLLGPEVAAGHLQEVLPQWQLQADAGIYLVRPSSQWSSAASSAWRDWVMAHFAQGAPWRQPAANA, from the coding sequence ATGCCCCTGCTCGATAGCCAACACGCCGATGAACTCAGCACCTTGCTGGCGGTGTTCGATGCCGGGTCGTTCGCGGCGGCGGCTGTGCGATTGCAGCGCCACCCGACGGTGCTGTCCAAAAGGTTGACGGCGCTGGAGGCACGGCTGGGTATTCGGCTGCTGGAGCGGTCGACCCGCAAGCTGCGGTTTACCAGCGAGGGCCAGCATTTTGTGGCCCGGGTGCGCGAGGCGCTGGCCTTGCTCGACCAGGCCCAGCGCCAGGCCAGTGAGGCAGCGGTGGTCGTGCGCGGATCGCTGCGGCTGTCGCTGCCGGCGAGCATGGGGCGGCGCTGGCTCAGCCCCATGGTGGCGGGGTTTGCTGAAGCCCATCCGCAGGTGGTGCTGGATGTGGAATATGCCGAGCGCTTTGTCGACATCATTGGCGAGCGTTTTGATGCCGCTATCCGCATCGGATCGCTGGCCGACAGCAGTCTGGTGGCGACCCGGCTGTGTGACCACCGGCGCCTGGTCTGTGCGGCGCCCAGCTACTTGGCCGCGCAGGGCTGGCCGCACACACCGCAGGATTTGGCCCAGCACCGCTGCCTGGGCTTTACGGGGCTGCGCAGCTACCCGCAGTGGCAGTTCTCGTGCGGGGGCGAATCCTGCACGGTCAGCATCCGGGCCAGCATGGTCAGCAATGACAACGAGGCCTTGCTGGTGGCGGCGCGCCAGGGCCTGGGCATCATTGCGGGCGGTGATTGGCTGCTGGGCCCCGAGGTGGCAGCGGGCCATCTGCAGGAAGTATTGCCGCAGTGGCAGCTGCAGGCCGATGCCGGCATCTACCTGGTGCGGCCCTCCAGCCAATGGAGCAGTGCGGCATCCAGCGCTTGGCGCGATTGGGTGATGGCGCATTTTGCGCAGGGCGCCCCTTGGCGCCAGCCCGCGGCCAACGCCTGA
- a CDS encoding sulfurtransferase, translated as MTTLRHLAVASALFASSWLTVAHAAQPLLSPAELATAQQSAAAPVVIDIRDPKLYAEGHIPGARNAPYGKWRGPATNPGELPDLPKLTALVQSLGLTPATHAVVVSTGADATDFGAMARVYWSLKVLGLKELSIVNGGMKTWMAEGKPVSTEAPQVQASNYQPVLDESLIATRDQVRSHVDLSNAALVDSRPDAFYQGQTRAPAAKLSGTLPGAQQLDFNQWFVKGTAQFVDKASAQQIAQKVSRKDGQDTVAFCNTGHWAATDWFGLSEMAGLPNVKLYAGSMVDWTQQADAPAMENQPSRAEALAYDAKQWWQRKFK; from the coding sequence ATGACAACTCTTCGCCATCTGGCTGTCGCCAGCGCCCTGTTTGCCAGCAGCTGGCTGACAGTAGCCCATGCCGCGCAGCCGCTGCTCAGCCCCGCCGAACTGGCGACTGCCCAGCAAAGCGCTGCAGCGCCCGTCGTCATCGATATCCGCGACCCCAAGCTCTATGCCGAAGGCCATATCCCCGGCGCGCGCAATGCGCCTTATGGGAAATGGCGCGGCCCGGCCACCAACCCCGGTGAGCTGCCCGATCTGCCCAAACTGACGGCGCTGGTGCAGTCGCTGGGTTTGACCCCGGCCACGCATGCCGTGGTGGTGTCAACCGGTGCCGATGCCACCGATTTTGGCGCTATGGCGCGTGTCTACTGGAGCCTGAAGGTGCTGGGTCTGAAGGAGCTTTCCATCGTCAACGGCGGCATGAAGACCTGGATGGCCGAGGGCAAGCCCGTCAGCACCGAGGCGCCCCAAGTACAGGCCAGCAACTACCAGCCCGTGCTGGATGAGAGCCTGATAGCGACCCGCGACCAAGTGCGCTCCCATGTGGACCTGAGCAATGCCGCGCTGGTCGATTCCCGCCCCGACGCCTTCTACCAAGGCCAGACGCGGGCGCCAGCGGCCAAGCTCTCCGGCACCCTGCCCGGCGCGCAGCAGCTGGATTTCAACCAGTGGTTTGTCAAGGGCACGGCCCAGTTTGTGGACAAGGCCAGCGCCCAGCAAATTGCCCAGAAGGTGAGCCGCAAGGATGGCCAGGACACCGTCGCCTTCTGCAACACCGGCCACTGGGCGGCCACCGACTGGTTTGGCCTGAGCGAGATGGCCGGCCTGCCCAACGTCAAGCTCTATGCTGGCTCGATGGTGGACTGGACCCAGCAGGCCGATGCGCCAGCGATGGAAAACCAACCCAGCCGCGCCGAGGCTCTGGCCTATGACGCCAAGCAATGGTGGCAGCGCAAGTTCAAGTAA
- the hpnE gene encoding hydroxysqualene dehydroxylase HpnE, which translates to MARSQRIAVVGGGWAGMAAAVELAANSAHQVTVWESSAHWGGRARGLALTLPGGDEITVDNGQHILIGAYTACRALMERVGVSTDASFIKRPLAMRYPDGRGIQFPDSAPPWDALVGIASAKGWSLLERLQLLRRAAAWQRQGFRCAPQASVADLCAGLPKRLLTEFFDPLCISALNTPLHQASGQVFLRVLQDSLFAVNKGSHFWLPLVDLGQLFPSAAATWLQARGHDCHLGGRVQQLGLAGHGWQIQGQRYDQVLLACPAWEAARLVQSTFDDASAPSHAEARAWADSAQRLTHTAIATVYAWNPEPGDQGHSLPAPWLALESSPTQPAQFVFDRAQLGDPPGLLAFVISTSDGDRADIEQQVIAQAQAQLGLALQPLKTIVEKRATFACTPGLQRPGMTIAPGLIACGDYIDGPYPATLEGAVRSGIAAAHALA; encoded by the coding sequence GTGGCCCGCAGCCAACGTATCGCCGTGGTTGGCGGCGGCTGGGCCGGTATGGCCGCGGCCGTGGAGCTGGCCGCGAACAGCGCCCACCAGGTCACCGTCTGGGAATCCTCGGCCCACTGGGGCGGTCGTGCGCGCGGGCTGGCCTTGACCTTGCCTGGTGGCGACGAGATCACCGTCGACAACGGCCAGCACATACTGATTGGCGCCTACACCGCCTGCCGCGCGCTGATGGAGCGGGTGGGTGTCAGCACCGATGCGTCCTTTATCAAGCGGCCGCTGGCCATGCGCTACCCCGATGGCCGGGGCATACAGTTTCCCGATTCCGCACCGCCCTGGGATGCGCTGGTCGGCATCGCCAGCGCCAAGGGCTGGTCGCTGCTGGAGCGGCTGCAGCTGCTGCGCCGGGCCGCTGCCTGGCAACGCCAGGGGTTCCGTTGCGCACCGCAGGCCAGCGTGGCCGATTTGTGTGCCGGCCTGCCCAAGCGCCTGCTCACCGAGTTTTTTGACCCGCTGTGCATCTCCGCGCTCAACACCCCCTTGCATCAGGCCAGCGGCCAGGTGTTTTTGCGCGTGCTGCAAGACAGCCTGTTTGCCGTCAACAAGGGCTCGCACTTCTGGCTGCCGTTGGTAGACCTGGGCCAGCTCTTCCCCAGCGCCGCTGCCACGTGGCTGCAGGCGCGCGGCCACGACTGCCACCTGGGCGGTCGGGTGCAGCAGCTGGGGTTGGCGGGCCACGGCTGGCAAATCCAGGGCCAGCGCTACGACCAGGTCCTGCTGGCTTGCCCAGCTTGGGAGGCCGCGCGCTTGGTGCAATCCACCTTCGACGATGCATCGGCCCCTTCGCATGCTGAAGCCCGCGCCTGGGCCGACAGCGCCCAGCGCCTGACGCATACCGCCATCGCCACCGTCTATGCCTGGAACCCCGAGCCAGGCGACCAGGGCCACAGCCTGCCAGCGCCCTGGCTGGCGCTGGAGAGCAGCCCCACGCAGCCCGCGCAGTTTGTGTTTGACCGCGCCCAATTGGGCGACCCACCCGGCCTGCTGGCCTTTGTCATCAGCACCAGCGATGGCGACCGGGCCGATATCGAGCAGCAAGTCATCGCCCAGGCGCAGGCGCAATTGGGCCTGGCCTTGCAGCCGCTCAAAACCATTGTGGAAAAACGCGCCACCTTTGCCTGCACCCCTGGGCTGCAGCGCCCGGGCATGACCATCGCCCCCGGCCTGATCGCCTGCGGCGACTATATCGACGGCCCCTACCCGGCGACCCTGGAAGGCGCCGTGCGCAGCGGCATCGCAGCCGCCCACGCGCTGGCCTGA
- a CDS encoding DUF4256 domain-containing protein has protein sequence MNKTELQALMATLKARFEAHPARHPALDWALVQQRIDQSPAAQKALAQMEASGGEPDVIQHDSASGQLLFADCAAESPTGRRSLCFDEQALAARKENKPAGSAQGMAAAMGVQLLDEEQYRHLQTLGAFDCKTSSWLATPDEMRHLGGALFGDRRYGRVFSYHNGVQSYYAARGFRAGLWV, from the coding sequence ATGAACAAGACCGAACTGCAGGCATTGATGGCCACGCTGAAAGCGCGCTTTGAGGCCCACCCCGCACGCCACCCGGCGCTGGACTGGGCTCTGGTGCAGCAACGCATCGACCAAAGCCCCGCCGCCCAAAAGGCGCTGGCGCAGATGGAAGCCAGCGGCGGCGAGCCCGATGTCATTCAGCACGACAGCGCCAGCGGCCAGCTCTTGTTTGCCGATTGCGCCGCAGAAAGCCCCACGGGCCGGCGCAGCCTCTGCTTTGACGAGCAGGCATTGGCCGCACGCAAGGAAAACAAGCCCGCCGGCAGCGCGCAGGGCATGGCCGCTGCCATGGGCGTGCAGCTGCTTGACGAGGAGCAGTACCGCCATCTGCAGACCCTGGGCGCGTTTGACTGCAAAACCTCCAGCTGGCTGGCTACGCCTGACGAGATGCGCCACTTGGGCGGCGCGCTGTTTGGCGACCGGCGCTATGGGCGCGTGTTCAGCTATCACAATGGCGTGCAGTCTTATTACGCAGCACGGGGCTTTCGCGCGGGGCTTTGGGTATAG